GAATATCCACCGAAGGACAGTGGCCATTCACTTTTTCTCCCTCAAAGCAATCCACCTTATATTGATTGCCTATCTTTCTTATCTTCATATGCTGATCTCCGGGAGCAATTAGTACTCTCCCTGGCTTAACGTAATCCCCAGTAGCTGCCTCCTTCACCTCAAGAGGTGTACTTGTATTCATACGATCAGCAAACATCCGTGAAAATCCAGGTGGAATATGTTGAACAATCACAATTCCGGGTATGTTTTCTGGCATTGTTTTTAAGATATCATAGATTGCTTCTGTACCTCCGGTTGAAGCTCCAATGGCAATAATATGATTAGGATTATACTCTCGTTTCACTACTTTATCGTCTACCCTAGGTACCGAGGGTTTTAGCGGCGAGTAGTCTGGTTTGTAGATAACTTTTGATTTAGATGCAATTTTTATCTTATTAATCAAATCATAGATAAAATTCTCTACGCTCTTAACAGAATTCCCATCTGGCTTCCTTACGAAATCAACAGCTCCTGCATGAATTGCATCAAATACTGCTCCGTTTACAGCGCTGACCATAATGATTGGAATTGTATATTGAGGCAGAAGTCTTCTAACAAATTCAATTCCATTCATTTTGGGCATCTCCACATCACAAGTCATAATATCCGGTTCATACTTCATGATCATTTCACTTGCTTCAAAGGGATCCTTTGCAGTGGCCACCACTTCTATCTCAGCTTCAGAAGAAATGCCTTTTGCTATGATTTGACGAAAGATTGCACTGTCATCTACAACCAAAACTCTGATTTTTTTATTATCCATAAAATCACCCCGTTACTTAGATTAGCAGAATCTAGATTTTACGATATATTGCGGGTTGAACATAATTAAATTTTGCCTCACCCCGAACTAATGATTCCGAATGTCCGATAAATAAATATCCACCATATTCCAATTGATCGTAAAATTTATTAACCAATTTATTCTTCGTTTCCGTATCGAAATATATCATAACATTTCTACAGAAGATTACATGGAACTTCTTTTTAAATGGAAATCGCTCCTCCATAAGATTAAATCTTCGAAAAATAACCTCTTTCTTTATTTTATCAGAAATTACATAATTTTCATTATCTATTTTATTAAAATAGTTTAATTTCCACTTTGGGTTTAATGTTTGAATCTCTTCACTATGATAGACTCCCGCAAGAGCTTTTTCTAGTACATTACTTGATATATCCGTTGCTAAGATTTGCGTATCCCACCAAAGCTTTTCTTTTCCAAAATACTCATCCATAATCATCGCAAGAGTATAGGGTTCCTGACCTGATGAGCAGCCTGCGCTCCATATCCGAATATCTCTATTTAATACAACCTTTGATAGGTAAGGAAGAACGATGTCTCTGAAATAGTAGAAATGCTTTTCCTCCCGCATAAAAAAAGTATGATTGGTCGTTATTTTATTAATTAATGTATGTACCGCCATCCCTGTTTTATCCGACTTGATATAATCAAAATATTCTGTAAAACTTTTAAAGTTATTTTGCATCAGAACATTTTGAAGTCTTCCTGTAACCAGGGTCTTTTTTTCATCTCTAAGATGTATTCCGTAATTTGCCTTAATATAAGCAGCTAGTTGTTCAAATTCTTTATTTGTAATCACTATCACCCGTGTACCCACCTTCTAATAAAGGGCTGTTACAATGAATTCTGATATGGAATCAATAGTAACAGCCCTTTGAATAATTACATTCTATAATTAATGTTTATTATACCGATAATACTTAATACTTACCAAAATCATTATCATTTAAATTAATCGTTGTTTTCGGTTTTGCATTCTCTTTATTCTCAGTAACGACTGAATTTTTATTCGACTTCTTTTCCACCATACTTTCAAGCATTGATAGAACTTCTGGGTTGATTTCCTCATTATTCGAAATTGTCATTCTCTTGAGCTTAAACCGTTTAACCAGATCTTTTAGTAACTCTGCCTGAGCAGACAGCTGTTCGCTAGCCGCAGCACTCTCCTAAGATGTTGCAGAATTAGTCTGTACCACTTGGGATACCTGCATAATACCTTGGTTCACCTGATTAATACCAGAAGCCTGCTCATTAGATGCAATCGCTATATCATTTACAAGATTTGCGACTTTATCTATTTCTGTAACTATTTTATTGAGTGATTCTGCTGTATCTTTCGCAATCTTTGTTCCTTCTTCGACCTTTTTAATTGAGTTTTCAATCATTTCTGTCGTTTCCTTTGCAGCATTTGCTGATCTAGCTGCAAGCGTTCTTACTTCCTCTGCCACAACTGCAAAGCCCTTACCATATTGGCCTGCTCTGGCTGCCTCTACCGCCGCATTAAGAGCAAGAATATTGGTTTGGAAAGCAATATCATCGATAACCTTGATAATTTTATTAAATGGACTCCGTATTTACCCCTGCTAAAGCAGCTTGCTCACGTACATATGCTGATGCCTTTCTATAACTTTCAAAATCCGGCAAATGTTCAACAAACAATGTAGTATCCGGTCCAAGCGTTTCACAAAGTCTGGCTACCTTTTGATAGTTTACTACTCCTTTTCCTGGCATGGTCTCATGGATTAATGTTGTATAAGCATTGTCCATTACGACATCTTTGCCATGTATGCTCTTGATGTAAGGTCCGAGTTTGGTAAAGCATTCTTCAATGAACTCGTCACAGAAGAGATATCTCCTTGGACAATTGATCATATTAACAAAATCCAAATGCACTCCAAACGCCTTCCTGTCAATATCCTTGATTAGCTGAAGGTAATCATCCGGTGAATCGGGTATCATCCAGGGCATAGACTCTATCGTAAAAAAGGTCCGCTTTGGTTTAACAGAATCGATTATCTCTCTGACAGAATCAACAATCAGTGCATACGTATCCTCGGAATAATTATCCTTATAGAAGCCGTCCCATATTTCTCCTCTGCTTCCCGCTATGTTTACACAACAGTTTGCGCCTAGCTCATCTGCCAGTTCAAGTTGATGTTTGCTAAATTCCATTGCTTCCTTTCGTTCCATATCATCCATTGAGAGGACATTTTTCCAAACGCCAACTTCTCCAATTACCAGATCATGTTCCCTGGCACATTGTAAGTATGCCTGCCTCTCTTCTCTACCTGCCCGATAATCTATTGGAGCCAAAACCGCCCTGTATTTCAATTCCTTCACCAGACTATACCATTCATCTGGATTGCTATATGGCCTTTCTATTCCTCCGCCAATTCTCATGGATGTCTCTCCTTCTCATTGTATTTTGATTTGAGTTACTATCTGTAAGCGTAATTAACGATACTCAACTTTCCTTATCATATTATACTTCATCTGCTATATTTTATAAAGTATAAAGCCGGTAAGCTATTCAATTTGTCGGTGCCATATACTAATAACGAAATACTAATTCTCCTTATAACCAAAATAAAGCCTAGGAGTATATTTAACTGCTCCTAGGCAATGAAGTTCAATACATGTACTACAGGCTTTTATGTTCAATCAAAGAATTTACTTCTTTTCTAATCTGGATAAACCTCTCTGAATCCTTTAATGATAAATCTCTGTTATATGGCAATATTACCGGAACTTCTTTTTTAACCGTTCCCGGAGTTGAAGTAAGTACGTATATCTTGCTGGATAAGAAGATAGCTTCTTCAATATCATGGGTTACAAACATAATAGTCGGTTTTTCTATCTGCCATATTTGTCTTATTAATAACTGCATATCCGCCCTTGTCTGAGGATCAAGGGCGCTAAAAGGCTCGTCCATCAGCAATACTTCAGGGCTGTTTGCGAGAGCTCTAGCAATTGCTACTCTTTGCTTCATACCACCTGATAATTCTTTGGGATAACTGTTTCGAAACTTTTCAAGTTTGATTACCTTGAGATATTTATCGGTAATTTCCTCCTGCTCTTTGGACGGGATCTTTCTCAATTTAAGCCCGAACTTAATATTATCAGCGACTGTCATCCACGGGAACAAAGTATATGCCTGAAATACCATTCCTCTGTCTGCCCCGGGACCGATAATATTTCTATCTTTAATTACTATCTGTCCGGATGTAGCTACATCAAGACCTGCAACCATTCTAAGTAAGGTCGATTTTCCGCAACCTGACGGGCCAACGATGGATACAAACTCATTTTCAAGAATATTTATATTAACATCTTTCATCGCAACAGTGTCACCTTTTACCGAATGATACACTTTGTTAAGGTCTTTCACATATATTTTACTGTTTGCCAGGTTCGCTTCAATATGACTGTTTTGCTCAGGCAGTTTACTTTTCCTTATTCTAAACAATTGCATTTCTGTCATCCCCCTTCAGCCCAATGGAATAGTTTTTTATTAACAAGAGCAAAGATACGGTCCGTTATAAGACCTAGTAAACCAATTAGAATGATTCCTGCAAATATGGCGTCTGTTTTAAGAAAACGCTGAGATTTCAAAATTGTATACCCTAATCCCGTGTCGGCTGCAACCAGTTCGGCGCTTACGAGATAGGTCCATGCCCAACCAATCATCATGCGTAATGTTTCCATTAATCTTGGCATCATAGCCGGGATGATAATCTTAAATACTGCCTTTCTTGTATTCGTTCCCAAAGTATAGCCTGCATTAATCAGATCATCCGGTACACTCATCGCATCATCTGCTACCATTAATACCAGCTGAAAGAAGGTTCCAATAAAGATAACGGTTACCTTAGCATTTTCTCCAATGCCAATCCAAACCATGATTAGCGGTAAAAAAGCAGGAACCGGCATATATCTTATGAATTCACATAATGGTCTGATTACTGCCTCGAATTTCTTGAAGGTTCCGGTCAGAATGCCAACCGGAACTCCAAGTATAACTGCATAAAGAAATCCTAAAGTTATTCTGTAGATGCTTATTTTTGAGTTATTCCAGAGTGAGCCATCACTAATGGCTTTGATATAGTAGTTGATTACATTTTGAGGTTTTGGAAGGAATATTTCACTTATAGCCCCGCTTGAGCTCGCTATGTACCATGCAGATAGTATAATGACAAATGATATGATAGCCATTAGGGTATAATTCTTTCTGTCTATCTTTTTTCTGATTTTTATATTGATCATCAATCCGCCCCCTTAATATAAGTATCATCAAGAAGTACACTTACATCCTCCGGCTCTTTTTCTATCATTTTTGTGTCCACCAGAAATTCTGCGGACTTTTCCAAGGTGTAGTTAAGATATGTAAAATCATTTCCCTTTTGGAAGGTTTTCTGGTTCATAGCTTTATCAAAGATAGTAACCCCATCTAACATTACCAAATAGTCTTCATATTTTAATTCTGCTCTATCACATATCTCCTGAATAAAATCCTTATCTCGCACATTTAGCTTATCAACTCCGTCAAACCATGAGTCAACGATTTTTTGTACTGTATCTGAGCTGTTGTTAATTACTTCACTTCTTACTGCTAAGGTGTCTGGAATCAATCCAGGCTCACTCTTTGTACTGTAAAGGAGAATTCCGCCCACCTGAATTGCTGTTGATAAAGTTGGTTCCCAAAGCACTGCCGCATCAACACTCCCGGCAATAAATGCAGGACCCGCATCATTAATTGTCATATTAGTAAAATCAATATCATCTATAGTCATCCCATTATCATTAAGTATCTTCAGAAGAAACATATGCTCCAGGGTACCTACTTCTGTAGCTACTTTTTTGCCTTGTAAATCTTTGATAGAATTAATTCCTTCCTTGACTACTAAACCATCTGCGCCATATGAATTATCATTTACAAGAACTATCTTAAAATCAACTCCCTCATTTAATGGAGCAATTGCATCTGAACCAGCAATACAGATCCCATCCACCTGTCCAGAATAGAAGGCCGTTAAAGAATCACTATATACAGGGAAGAATTTGATCGTTACATTGACACCATTATCTTTAAATATCCCTGTTCCATCTATACCATACCATGCATACCAGCCTGACATGGGACTTACTCCCAGAATAAACGGATTATCTTCCGTACCTTTTACCAGAGATTGACTTGTTTTCTGAGTGCTCTCCGATTTAGGGGAACTGCTGCACCCTACACAGACTACTAACATAACTGTTATCAAACTAAGACATAATATTTTCTTCATCATAATCATCACCATCACCTTCTTAAGTTTATTAAATAATTGCATCATTTTCTTTTTCGCCTGTTCGAATACGAAATGCATTTTTCGCAGGCATTACAAATATTTTTCCATCACCTGCCTGATTTGTTTTATTCACCTCTACAACGGTATCAATAAGGCACTGGACATCTTCATCCCTTACATACATCTCAATCATTCTTTTAGCAACAACTCTATGTCGTATTTCACTGTCATCATTATCCATATCGTACTGAACCGGTTGCTTTCCTCTTCCTACAACCTCTTTGACAGTCATGGAATGAAAGCCTGCATCAACAAGAGCCTGTTTCGTTTTAAAATACATTTTGGGACGCAATATAATAACAACTTCCTTCATGTGTTCCTCCCTTCTACCACTGGTATTGGCTATCTTTATAATCTGTTTTCTCCACTGCTTATCGTAACTGCCCTTTCCACATCTGATATAAATATTTTTCCGTCTCCGTAAGTACCGTTTTTACCTGTCTTTGCTGAATCTGCAATTATCTTGATAACCTTTTCCTCATCTTCATCATTTACAACAATCATAATCATTTCTTTTGGGATTTCATCATAATAGGTAACCCCGACTTTTAACCCCTTTTGCTTTCCTCTTCCCAATACATTCATACGAGTAGCCGCTGAATAACCTTTTTTCATAAGTGCATCCAGTACATCCTCCACTTTTTCCGGTCTTATGATAGCTTTTATCATTTTCATCATATTTTCCTCCATTCCCCCTTATATCGGGCAACTAATATTCTTGTAGCATTTATAAAAACAGGATCTGCATCCTAGTTGTATTACTCGTTAAAGCGGTTTCTGAACTAAAAACTATGACTATCAGAAATATCTTCTGCATTTTCTACTCCATATGGTTCGCATATAAAACCATTAACCCACCTGCCGTCTTCCAATTCTATTTCACCAATCGAAAGCGGCGATGTTACCTGTTTCATGAATATACCAAGGTTAGCAACCGGAATATCATATACATCTACTTCAATATAGGTTCCATTCTTTTCATCCCTTACCATTCCTGGTTTCACAGGTGTTGAATTAAGCTTGTACAGCTTGTATTTATCAGTTGTCTTTGCTTTCTCTGTAAATACTGCACCTTGTACGGTTAACTGGTTCTCTAATAAATATCCTTTTTTATGCAGACCACATACTGCAATCGGTATGGTTTCAGAATGAAGAAATGTATCTGCGGTTTTAAGAACCAAACCTTCTGAATCAGCTAATGCAAAAATAGTAATTCCAAATGGAATATCGTTGTCATCCTGTTTTTCAGGAATTGCAATTGCAGATAAATCTAAAAGATTACAATGATTTGTATATAAGCCCATCATTTTGTTTGTCTCAATTGGGTTTTCTCTCACCTCATCTCTGTAGAAAGTTCCTCCAACGGTCGGCATGATAAGTACAGAATCCTGTAGTATTTTGTCTGCCTTTACTCTATAATCCTGAAGAGTATGGATTGCTTCGAAAAGTTTGGCTGCCGTATACTCCCTTTTTTCGCCTGCACGAAGGATTTCCTCTGTTACCGGAAAAGTCTTTCCAGGATTATTGTGAATGAACTTACCTAAATCTTTCCACCGTTCTGCTACCCAAGGGCCTTCATATAAAATTGATGCTGCTTTTTCAAATATTGTGTAATCAATATATTCAACCGGAATTCCAAGCCTTTTAATACGATTTATGGCATTTTCCCATTTTTCTTTATAGATCTTAGCAAACTTTCCAAAGAATATCGGTCCTTCGCTTGGTAAGAGTATTTTCCTGGGTTTTACTGGTATAATCCGCGGTAATCTCCTAGACCAGCTGCAATCTTCATCAAATTCTCTAACTAATGAATTTACTAATATTACATCCTCAAGAGTATTCGTAAATACTGATACACAGTCAATACTTGCACAAGCAGGCACAACTCCTTTCGTAGACCATGCTCCCAGTGCCGGCTTATATCCAATCAGACAATTTAATGCAGCCGGTACTCTCCCAGAACCAGCAGTATCCGTTCCTAGTGAAAAAGCCGCCATTCCAAGTGCTACTGCTACGGCAGAACCGGAACTGGATCCTCCACTGATAAGCTCCGGATTCAATGCATTATGACATTCACCATATGGGCTTCTGGTGCCAACAAGGCCAGTAGCGAACTGATCCAGATTGGTCTTCCCGACTGGAATAGCCCCGGCACTTATTAGTTTGTCAACTACAGTAGCACTGGTTTTCGGTATATATTCATATTCTTTACAGGCTGCGGTGGTGGGAACATCTTTAAGATCAATATTATCTTTTACTGCGAAAGGGATCCCCCATAAAGGAAGCTCCTTGGTATATGGTGGTAATGCATCAATATATTGCTTCATCATATCCATAGATGGCTTTACAATCCATATATTATAATCTTCATACTCCTTCGCCCGACGAATTATTTCATTTGCTAATTCCAAAGGACTTAATTCTCCCGATTCGTATCTCTTTTCTATCCATGCTATTGATAACTTTTTAGGAAAATATTTCATGAGATGCACTCCTTTATTCTACCTTTATACACGCTACCAGCTGTCCGCTGTTTACCTGTTCACCGGGATCCATGTATAGCTTTTCCACAATACCGTTGTATTTTGATTCGATTGGGAATTCCATCTTCATACTTTCAAGTATTACTAAGATATCTCCCTCTTTCACTACCTGCTTCTCTTTGACCTGTACTTTCCATACACTTCCGGGGAGACTGGCTCTTATCACTTCACAGCCAATCGGAATATCCTCGTCAATAAATAATGCTTCTTCTTCTGTTTCTGACACATAATTATCAAGACCTTGCTCTTTCCATCTCTGACGCTCTGCTTCAAAGGAGGCTTCCTGATGTTCCTTGAATGCCTTAATGGACACTTTGTTATCTTCAAGGAATTTTTTATATTCTCCAAGATTGAATGTCGTATCTTCAATTTCTACTTTGAATTTTCCTCTTATGAAATCTTCTCTGTATTTGAGAATTTCTTCTGCCGAGACGGGATAGAACTTCAATTGATCAAAGAAATTTAAAAACCATGGTTTCTTTTTGGTAAAGTACTCTGTCTCCTTTAGCGAATTCCACATTTGAATGGTTCTTCCTACCAATTGGTAGCCCCCGGGGCCTTCCATTCCATAAACACACAAATATGCGCCACCAATTCCGACTGCATTTTCCGGAGTCCAAGGTCTGGCCGGATTATATTTTGTTGTCACCATTCTATGTCTTGGGTCAATGGGGGTAGCGACAGGTGCGCCCAAATATACATCTCCCAGACCCAATACAAGATAGTTCGCGTTAAATACGATGTTTTTGACATCATCAAGGCTGCTAAGGCCGTTGATTCTTCGAATAAACTCGGGATTACTAGGGCACCATGGAGCGTTTGAACGGACTGTTTGTTGATATCTCTCGGCCGCAAGTCTGGTCTGCGGGTCATCCCATGACAAAGGCAATTTGATAATTCTTGAAGGTACGGTTACATTATCAAGTTCAGGTAATGCTGCATTGACCTTCAACACGATATCTACTATTTCTTTCAATGATATCTGATCAATATCAAAATGAATTTGAATTGAGCGAATCCCTGGAGTTAAATCTATGATGGGAAGCCTCATTTTTTCCAACTCCTGCATTAGTATATGTACCCTAAAACGAAGGTCGATATTAAGTTCCATTTGCCCGAACTCAACTAATATATTCTCTTCTCCGTCAAGTCTTACCGTAATATCCGTATCAGCTACATTATCCCTTGCAAGGATGGCATATTCTGCATCTAAGTGTACCTGTTCAGGAAGCGATACCACCTTGTAGTTTTGATTTATGTTCTCTTCTACTGCCTTCCTTATGACTTCTGCCTGTTCCAGAGTTAGCAGCTGAAAACGTACTTTATCGCCGGGATGTAACTGTCCAAGCTTCCATAGTTCACCCTTTGCCGTAGTTACCGGACAGACAAATCCACCAAGGCTTGGACCATCAGGTCCAAGCAGTATCGACTGATCACCTGTTAAATCCAATGTGCCAATTGCATACGCATTATCATGGATGTTGGATGGGTGTAACCCTGCATCACCTCCATCCGTTCTAACCCATTGAGGGATAGGTCCATTTAGTCTGATACCAGTTCTGGCACTATTGAAGTTAACTTCATATACAGAAGATATTAATGTCGTTAAATATTCGGAATGCAGATACTCCGATGTTGGTTGAGGTCCCAGTATTACTCCTATGGTCCATTCATTGGAAAGTGTTGGCCTGTACATATCAGGTACAGATTCAATAGAGTCTATTAGACAATTGTCGTTTACCCTTATCACATCACCAGTTCTCAAGGCCCTGCCGTTATGACCGCCAAACTTACCATCAATAAATGTAGAACCACTTCCCATAATCTTAGGTACATCAAGTCCACCTGCAATAAGTAAATACGTACGCATACCTTTATTACATTCTTTAAATTTTAAAATTTGCATCGGTGCTGCATGAATAACCTGATACATGCTAATTTCTTCACCATCCAGTGTAGCATGCATATCAGCACCAGTAATACAAAAGCTCATCGTAGTTCTGAAGCGATAACTGCCACCTTTATATGTCAGTTCCAGTCCCGCTGCATTCTCAGGATTTCCCAGAAGCTTGTTACCAATTCTAAAGTTATAACTGTCAAAGGGTCCACAAGGGGGAACACCAACGGACCAATATCCGATCATTCCGGGATAATCCTGAACTGTGGTCTGAACACCGCCATCTAATACTTCAATCGCCTTTTCTTCCGGAATAAAATCATTTAGCATTCCAGTAAATAAAGAGCCTTCATTATAAACCTCTGTTTCAATAAGAGCCTTTAAATACTGCATATTTGTGGTAACTCCGTATACCCTTGATTCGGTAAGTACGCGTTTCATTTTATTGATGGCGTCCTGTCTGTCCTCTCCATGAACGATGAGTTTCGCTAACATGGGATCATATAAAGAAGTAACCTCAATTCCCTTTTGTATCCATGTATCTATTCTGGCTAACGAATCAAAATGTAAGTCATCTATTTTTCCTGTACACGGTCTGAAACCATTGATGCAATCCTCAGCATATACTCGAACTTCAATTGCGTGTCCTTTAGGATTGTCTACCAACATTTTTAGTCCTGTTAACTCTCCAGCTGCTTCCTTTATCATCCATTCCACTAAATCAATACCCAAAACTTCTTCTGTGATGCCATGTTCAACTTGAAGTCTGGTATTGACTTCGAGGAAATAGAACTCCTGCGTTGCTTCATCATATAGAAATTCTACTGTTCCTGCATTCCGATAAGAGGCTTCTTTCGCCAAGCTTTCCGCTGCATCATACATTCTCTCCCTGACGCTATTATCAAACCTGGGAGCAGGACTTTCTTCCACCACCTTCTGATTTCTTCTTTGTACTGAGCAATCACGTTCACCTAACGCTGCTACTTCACCGAATTCATTACCAAATATCTGCACTTCCACATGTCTGGAACGGGTAATATACTTCTCAATAAATACACCTGCATTATTGAAATTGGCTAATGCTAAATAGCGTACTCCCTCATAGGCCTGTATAAGCTCCTCAGAGGAATTACAGATACGCATTCCTATTCCACCGCCGCCTGCAGTACTTTTTAATATAATCGGATAGCCAATTTTCTTTGCATTCTCTAATGCCTCTTCTAATCCACTTAAAAGTCCTGTGCCGGGAAGCAAAGGAACTCCGGCTTTTTTAGCTAATTCTCTAGCCGAATGCTTTAATC
The nucleotide sequence above comes from Variimorphobacter saccharofermentans. Encoded proteins:
- a CDS encoding protein-glutamate methylesterase/protein-glutamine glutaminase, with translation MDNKKIRVLVVDDSAIFRQIIAKGISSEAEIEVVATAKDPFEASEMIMKYEPDIMTCDVEMPKMNGIEFVRRLLPQYTIPIIMVSAVNGAVFDAIHAGAVDFVRKPDGNSVKSVENFIYDLINKIKIASKSKVIYKPDYSPLKPSVPRVDDKVVKREYNPNHIIAIGASTGGTEAIYDILKTMPENIPGIVIVQHIPPGFSRMFADRMNTSTPLEVKEAATGDYVKPGRVLIAPGDQHMKIRKIGNQYKVDCFEGEKVNGHCPSVDILFESVAKEAGSNAIGVILTGMGYDGAKGLLTMKRKGAKTIGQDEKSCVVYGMPKVAYNLGAVDKQCSLEYITPMILKMLST
- a CDS encoding CheR family methyltransferase; this translates as MIVITNKEFEQLAAYIKANYGIHLRDEKKTLVTGRLQNVLMQNNFKSFTEYFDYIKSDKTGMAVHTLINKITTNHTFFMREEKHFYYFRDIVLPYLSKVVLNRDIRIWSAGCSSGQEPYTLAMIMDEYFGKEKLWWDTQILATDISSNVLEKALAGVYHSEEIQTLNPKWKLNYFNKIDNENYVISDKIKKEVIFRRFNLMEERFPFKKKFHVIFCRNVMIYFDTETKNKLVNKFYDQLEYGGYLFIGHSESLVRGEAKFNYVQPAIYRKI
- a CDS encoding sugar phosphate isomerase/epimerase family protein, with protein sequence MRIGGGIERPYSNPDEWYSLVKELKYRAVLAPIDYRAGREERQAYLQCAREHDLVIGEVGVWKNVLSMDDMERKEAMEFSKHQLELADELGANCCVNIAGSRGEIWDGFYKDNYSEDTYALIVDSVREIIDSVKPKRTFFTIESMPWMIPDSPDDYLQLIKDIDRKAFGVHLDFVNMINCPRRYLFCDEFIEECFTKLGPYIKSIHGKDVVMDNAYTTLIHETMPGKGVVNYQKVARLCETLGPDTTLFVEHLPDFESYRKASAYVREQAALAGVNTESI
- a CDS encoding ABC transporter ATP-binding protein; amino-acid sequence: MQLFRIRKSKLPEQNSHIEANLANSKIYVKDLNKVYHSVKGDTVAMKDVNINILENEFVSIVGPSGCGKSTLLRMVAGLDVATSGQIVIKDRNIIGPGADRGMVFQAYTLFPWMTVADNIKFGLKLRKIPSKEQEEITDKYLKVIKLEKFRNSYPKELSGGMKQRVAIARALANSPEVLLMDEPFSALDPQTRADMQLLIRQIWQIEKPTIMFVTHDIEEAIFLSSKIYVLTSTPGTVKKEVPVILPYNRDLSLKDSERFIQIRKEVNSLIEHKSL
- a CDS encoding ABC transporter permease, with protein sequence MINIKIRKKIDRKNYTLMAIISFVIILSAWYIASSSGAISEIFLPKPQNVINYYIKAISDGSLWNNSKISIYRITLGFLYAVILGVPVGILTGTFKKFEAVIRPLCEFIRYMPVPAFLPLIMVWIGIGENAKVTVIFIGTFFQLVLMVADDAMSVPDDLINAGYTLGTNTRKAVFKIIIPAMMPRLMETLRMMIGWAWTYLVSAELVAADTGLGYTILKSQRFLKTDAIFAGIILIGLLGLITDRIFALVNKKLFHWAEGG
- a CDS encoding ABC transporter substrate-binding protein; translated protein: MMQLFNKLKKVMVMIMMKKILCLSLITVMLVVCVGCSSSPKSESTQKTSQSLVKGTEDNPFILGVSPMSGWYAWYGIDGTGIFKDNGVNVTIKFFPVYSDSLTAFYSGQVDGICIAGSDAIAPLNEGVDFKIVLVNDNSYGADGLVVKEGINSIKDLQGKKVATEVGTLEHMFLLKILNDNGMTIDDIDFTNMTINDAGPAFIAGSVDAAVLWEPTLSTAIQVGGILLYSTKSEPGLIPDTLAVRSEVINNSSDTVQKIVDSWFDGVDKLNVRDKDFIQEICDRAELKYEDYLVMLDGVTIFDKAMNQKTFQKGNDFTYLNYTLEKSAEFLVDTKMIEKEPEDVSVLLDDTYIKGAD
- a CDS encoding P-II family nitrogen regulator, producing MKEVVIILRPKMYFKTKQALVDAGFHSMTVKEVVGRGKQPVQYDMDNDDSEIRHRVVAKRMIEMYVRDEDVQCLIDTVVEVNKTNQAGDGKIFVMPAKNAFRIRTGEKENDAII
- a CDS encoding P-II family nitrogen regulator; amino-acid sequence: MMKMIKAIIRPEKVEDVLDALMKKGYSAATRMNVLGRGKQKGLKVGVTYYDEIPKEMIMIVVNDEDEEKVIKIIADSAKTGKNGTYGDGKIFISDVERAVTISSGENRL
- the atzF gene encoding allophanate hydrolase produces the protein MKYFPKKLSIAWIEKRYESGELSPLELANEIIRRAKEYEDYNIWIVKPSMDMMKQYIDALPPYTKELPLWGIPFAVKDNIDLKDVPTTAACKEYEYIPKTSATVVDKLISAGAIPVGKTNLDQFATGLVGTRSPYGECHNALNPELISGGSSSGSAVAVALGMAAFSLGTDTAGSGRVPAALNCLIGYKPALGAWSTKGVVPACASIDCVSVFTNTLEDVILVNSLVREFDEDCSWSRRLPRIIPVKPRKILLPSEGPIFFGKFAKIYKEKWENAINRIKRLGIPVEYIDYTIFEKAASILYEGPWVAERWKDLGKFIHNNPGKTFPVTEEILRAGEKREYTAAKLFEAIHTLQDYRVKADKILQDSVLIMPTVGGTFYRDEVRENPIETNKMMGLYTNHCNLLDLSAIAIPEKQDDNDIPFGITIFALADSEGLVLKTADTFLHSETIPIAVCGLHKKGYLLENQLTVQGAVFTEKAKTTDKYKLYKLNSTPVKPGMVRDEKNGTYIEVDVYDIPVANLGIFMKQVTSPLSIGEIELEDGRWVNGFICEPYGVENAEDISDSHSF